A window of Panicum virgatum strain AP13 chromosome 8K, P.virgatum_v5, whole genome shotgun sequence contains these coding sequences:
- the LOC120643497 gene encoding uncharacterized protein LOC120643497 has product MAMSDARYKLLGGGQYPSECDEDAPVPPALPVPFCRCEPGNQLAEVKQSRHPKTVGRAFYICKWNDSLNPCHCFFFQWIDGPDKFDPRIRLFPYYRSKSWAYNEFRRWVPPPPNPPPMTEEEKQEAAIYRVNNPPKCHCGIRAKLQRPNIGVPPKFTPFFRCSLKTRDGWPACDFNEYIYGPRSHWPTEEEV; this is encoded by the exons ATGGCAATGAGCGATGCCCGGTACAAGCTGCTTGGTGGTGGACAGTACCCATCCGAGTGTGATGAGGATGCCCCAGTCCCTCCTGCCCTTCCAGTTCCATTCTGTCGTTGTGAACCGGGCAATCAGCTGGCAGAGGTGAAGCAATCGAGGCATCCCAAGACGGTCGGTAGAGCATTCTACATATGCAAGTGGAATGATTCATTGAATCCTTGCCACTGCTTTTTCTTTCAGTGGATCGATGGTCCGGATAAGTTCGATCCTAGAATTCGGCTATTCCCTTATTATCGGTCAAAGTCGTGGGCGTACAATGAGTTTAGACGATGGGTCCCTCCCCCACCAAATCCACCACCTATGacagaggaagagaagcaagaagctGCTATATATCGTGTGAACAATCCTCCCAAATGTCATTGCGGTATTCGTGCCAAACTTCAAAGGCCTAATATTGGTGTCCCTCCAAAGTTCACTCCCTTTTTTAGATGCTCGCTAAAGACTAGA GATGGATGGCCGGCATGTGACTTCAATGAGTATATTTATGGTCCTAGATCTCATTGGCCGACAGAAGAGGAAGTGTGA
- the LOC120643498 gene encoding uncharacterized protein LOC120643498, translating into MEVGAVWTMANPKYKPGEPMLSEKALKSAGPTCQALHAYIMKQSANGAIDIPAKVAASYFHTEDDLKLAVGFNDLYDLYNLDSLDMSLLRCWTLKMMKQAEEMHCNVGFLDPQIFSATLVQYKSKDVITAIKRDMNHDYVVGAYNIGSHWVLVIIAMKWNVVWYLDSAKSFPLRKFKDVVTIVNW; encoded by the exons ATGGAAGTTGGCGCTGTTTGGACTATGGCTAATCCAAAGTACAAGCCTGGTGAGCCTATGTTGTCAGAAAAGGCTTTAAAGTCTGCTGGGCCAACTTGTCAAGCATTGCATGCTTACATCATGAAACAAAGTGCAAATGGTGCTATTGACATTCCTGCAAAGGTGGCTGCATCCTACTTTCATACTGAGGATGATTTAAAATTGGCAGTTGGATTCAATGACTTGTATGACCTTTACAACCTGGATAGTCTGGACATGAGCTTGTTGAGGTGCTGGACATT GAAAATGATGAAACAGGCAGAGGAGATGCACTGCAATGTTGGGTTTTTGGACCCACAGATATTCTCAGCCACACTCGTTCAATACAAGTCCAAAGATGTGATAACAGCAATTAAAAGGGATATGAATCACGACTACGTGGTGGGTGCCTACAACATTGGTAGCCACTGGGTACTAGTGATCATTGCTATGAAGTGGAATGTTGTTTGGTATTTGGATTCTGCTAAAAGTTTTCCATTGCGAAAGTTCAAGGATGTAGTAACTATTGTGAACTGGTAA
- the LOC120643501 gene encoding phosphoglycerate mutase-like protein 4: protein MKCCCHDGKRGLVLFRIPLHHDRSKNSFRLANLVASKHDEKRSGNMLLVVPSVLIPPQHPTRPAASGCRSVQRRGFFLEAAVNPGGISGGYPPSRLRQRLRLAAAAAATNRAMSPTPAAAPSGDEFTEVVVVRHGETSWNASCIVQGQMDPELNEIGREQAVVVAHRLSKEAKPAAIYSSDLKRAAETAEIIAKVCGVTNLVLDEALRERHMGYLQGLKWDDAVNKNPDVFRGSDIFKITAGSDPDSRNQKIPGGGESLNQLNERCISYLNKVAQEHTGERVVVVSHGAAILELCRHTDPPNSSFRRNIPNTSLNVFRVSSVTGWWILERCGDVSHLNGNGFLENSFGGDGASA, encoded by the exons ATGAAATGTTGCTGTCATGATGGAAAACGTGGTCTCGTGCTCTTCAGAATTCCTTTGCACCATGATAGGAGCAAGAATAGTTTCAGATTGGCTAATTTGGTGGCCAGCAAGCACGATGAGAAGAGGAGCGGAAATATGCTACTGGTAGTTCCCTCTGTTCTCATCCCTCCACAGCATCCGACAAGGCCGGCGGCATCAGGTTGTAGAAGCGTCCAGCGGCGCGGCTTCTTCCTCGAAGCTGCCGTGAACCCCGGTGGTATATCAGGTGGGTACCCTCCCTCTCGGCTGCGGCAGAGGCTGAGACTAgcagcagcggccgccgccaccaaccgagccatgtcgcccaccccggcggcggcgcccagcggCGACGAGTTcacggaggtggtggtggtgcggcaTGGGGAGACCTCCTGGAACGCCTCCTGCATCGTCCAG GGACAAATGGACCCAGAGCTAAATGAGATTGGTAGAGAGCAAGCCGTTGTG GTGGCTCATCGGCTATCAAAAGAAGCCAAACCAGCTGCCATATACTCTTCTGATTTGAAGCGTGCTGCTGAGACTGCAGAAATTATAGCAAAAGTTTGTGGTGTAACAAAT TTGGTGCTGGACGAGGCACTGAGAGAAAGGCACATGGGATatctccaaggcttgaagtgggATGATGCTGTAAATAAAAATCCAGATGTTTTCAGAGGCTCTGACATTTTTAAAATTACCGCGGGCTCTGATCCTGACAGCAGAAACCAAAAAATACCG GGTGGTGGAGAAAGCTTGAATCAGTTAAATGAGCGTTGTATCTCTTACTTGAATAAGGTTGCCCAAGAACACACTG GGGAGAGGGTTGTGGTGGTCTCCCACGGTGCAGCCATACTGGAGCTGTGCAGGCACACCGATCCACCCAACAGCTCCTTTCGTAGGAACATTCCCAACACTTCACTGAACGTTTTCCGTGTCTCTAGCGTCACTGGGTGGTGGATCCTCGAGAGGTGTGGAGATGTGAGCCATCTCAACGGAAATGGCTTTCTGGAGAACTCATTTGGGGGCGACGGGGCCTCTGCATAA
- the LOC120643500 gene encoding F-box/kelch-repeat protein At5g26960-like, with protein sequence MASESCHPRGLSWLARSCIPADPARHIAVPVPISATATTNPASDTEESPISTLPDELLLECLARVPRASLHPLPAVCRRFAALLASHGFLHLRRAHGRLRPCLLAVSVSSAHGAAGAFARALLQLGASSRHELEVAALPLPPPLLHCAGSSSAFAHARAVAVGREVFLIGCGATLRVDALTGAARACAPTLFPRKKFAAAAVGGRIYVAGGSARTAAVEEYDPAADAWRVVAEAPRRRYGCAGAAAGGVFYVAGGVAVSGHPVGEGGAPRALEAHACAGSVDALHVASGAWAWSARPRAVPGGGCVVGACGAGDGHLYVVASHAVDLSFWRWSGGGNRGGGGACGWVALEAPPVPRGSVGLGTAVRVAMAGVGADRVAAVVNVAAVRGHNAAGGGLALEGLVLVYDIGGGKWSRAPDLPPGFRRAACAAVEC encoded by the coding sequence ATGGCCTCGGAGAGCTGCCACCCCCGCGGCCTCTCGTGGCTCGCCAGGTCCTGCATCCCCGCCGACCCCGCACGCCACATCGCCGTCCCCGTCCCCATctctgccacggccaccacCAACCCAGCCTCCGACACCGAGGAGTCCCCCATCTCCACGCTCCccgacgagctcctcctcgAGTGCCTCGCCCGCGTACCCCGCGCCTCCCTCCACCCGCTCCCCGCCGTATGCCGCCGCTTCGCCGCGCTCCTCGCCTCCCACGgcttcctccacctccgccgcgcccacggccgcctccgcccttgCCTCCTCGCCGTCTCCGTCTCCTCCGCCCACGGCGCCGCTGGCGCCTTCGCCCGCGCGCTGCTCCAGCTCGGCGCCTCCTCCCGCCATGAACTCGAGGTCGCCGCGTTGCCCCTGCCTCCGCCGCTCCTGCATTGCGCGGGCTCCTCCTCCGCgttcgcgcacgcgcgcgccgtCGCGGTGGGCCGCGAGGTGTTCCTCATCGGCTGCGGCGCGACGCTGCGGGTGGACGCGCTcacgggcgcggcgcgcgcgtgcgcgcccaCGCTGTTCCCGCGGAAGAagttcgcggcggcggccgtgggcggGCGGATCTACGTCGCGGGCGGCTCGGCGCGcaccgcggcggtggaggagtaCGACCCggcggccgacgcgtggcgtgtcgtggcggaggcgccgcggcggaggtaCGGGTGCGCgggggcggccgcgggcggcgtgTTCTACGTCGCCGGCGGGGTGGCGGTGTCCGGTCACCCCGTCGGGGAGGGCGGCGCCCCGCGCGCGCTCGAGGCGCACGCGTGCGCCGGGTCGGTGGACGCGCTGCACGTGGCGTCGGGCGCGTGGGCGTGgtcggcgcggccgcgggcggtACCCGGCGGCGGGTGCGTCGTGGGCGCATGCGGCGCCGGGGACGGCCACCTCTACGTGGTGGCCAGCCACGCGGTGGACCTCTCCTTctggcggtggagcggcggcgggaacagaggaggaggcggcgcgtgcGGGTGGGTGGCGCTGGAGGCGCCGCCGGTGCCCCGGGGCTCGGTGGGTCTGGGCACGGCGGTGCGCGTGGCGATGGCCGGCGTGGGCGCTGACAGGGTGGCCGCGGTGGTGAACGTGGCGGCCGTGAGGGGCCACAACGCGGCGGGTGGCGGCTTAGCACTGGAAGGATTGGTGCTGGTGTATGACATCGGCGGCGGCAAGTGGAGCCGCGCGCCCGACCTGCCGCCGGGGTTCCGGCGGGCCGCGTGTGCCGCCGTCGAGTGCTGA